The Pochonia chlamydosporia 170 chromosome 1, whole genome shotgun sequence genome window below encodes:
- a CDS encoding peptidoglycan binding protein (similar to Metarhizium robertsii ARSEF 23 XP_007825075.1), which translates to MTVDSDKTDMPGAMDTSSDMQGLMDTHIPEVPVTVESRGTYPHPSDAVKVPVDRSKIKDTPTFAIGDAVDVTAVHNYLKHYGYMPTDADASPKGKVAEETASALKAFQEFSNLSVDGVFGPETREAMSQDRCGFPDLVQSVDFTVLGPWTDRNIKYCFGAQSSQLNVDVCKNAIRRALNTWANVGVGLTFTEVAANQSPEVFVEFRPANDPDHSMVGGVVAHADFPPGFSVVVNGLPLPLHFDDQEHRWVDGAVANSFDIETVALHEMGHILGLAHSSVGGAVMYPFVSPNFLKRALADDDKQGIRNLYPVWRNLGGLYYGVPAVVSWAPGRTDVFVRGTNNAVYHKWQNGGGTTWGPSETGYESLGGTIYGNVTAVSWGANRIDLFALGTNNACYHKWWDGNAWRGWESLGGGIIGDICAVSWGANRLDLFVRGMNNAVYTKSWNGSAWLPSLTGWTNLGGTIVGAPKAVCWAPNRIDIFVRGTNNGVYQKTWNGSIWQPSVTGWTSLGGTVMDDIVPVSGAANRLDLFVRGTNNAVYQKKWNGSAWIPSATGWNSLGGVIMSSPSAVAWGGSRITLAAQGTNNAVYIKRFNGSAWDNWTSIGGVITDSPVIDPRGEDRAAVYVRGTNASLYSFD; encoded by the exons ATGACTGTGGATTCAGACAAGACGGATATGCCTGGCGCCATGGATACGTCCTCTGACATGCAGGGACTCATGGATACACATATACCAGAAGTTCCTGTGACTGTTGAATCAAGGGGGACGTATCCTCATCCAAGTGACGCGGTCAAGGTTCCCGTGGACCGatccaagatcaaggacACGCCGACATTTGCAATTGGCGACGCAGTTGACGTAACCGCAGTACACAACTACCTCAAGCACTATGGCTACATGCCAACAGACGCAGATGCGTCTCCCAAGGGAAAAGTCGCCGAGGAAACTGCCTCCGCCCTCAAGGCATTCCAAGAGTTTTCAAACCTCTCCGTTGACGGCGTCTTTGGCCCAGAAACTAGAGAGGCCATGTCCCAGGACCGTTGTGGATTCCCCGATTTGGTCCAGTCAGTTGACTTTACCGTTCTCGGTCCCTGGACGGATCGCAACATCAAGTATTGCTTTGGGGCTCAGTCTTCTCAGCTCAACGTCGACGTTTGCAAGAACGCAATCCGGCGTGCCCTAAACACATGGGCAAATGTTGGAGTGGGCTTAACCTTTACTGAAGTTGCAGCGAACCAAAGCCCGGAGGTGTTTGTAGAATTCAGGCCCGCCAACGACCCTGACCATTCAATGGTTGGGGGCGTGGTTGCGCATGCAGACTTCCCTCCTGGGTTCTCAGTCGTCGTGAACGGTCTTCCTTTGCCGTTGCATTTTGACGATCAGGAACACAGGTGGGTTGATGGCGCGGTGGCTAATTCATTCGATATTGAGACCGTGGCTCTACATGAGATGGGCCACATTCTAGGATTGGCTCACAGCAGTGTAGGAGGAGCAGTCATGTATCCATTTGTGTCTCCCAACTTTCTCAAGAGAGCGTTGGCGGATGACGATAAACAGGGTATTCGTAATCTGTACCCGGTGTGGCGAAATCTCGGTGGTTTATATTACG GGGTTCCTGCTGTCGTTTCCTGGGCTCCAGGTAGGACTGACGTATTCGTCAGGGGCACCAACAATGCTGTCTACCACAAATGGCAAAACGGTGGCGGCACTACTTGGGGACCGAGTGAAACCGGATATGAAAGCCTCGGGGGCACCATCTACGGTAATGTAACCGCAGTGTCCTGGGGCGCTAATCGGATTGATctctttgcccttggcaccaacaatgcTTGCTACCACAAGTGGTGGGACGGTAATGCTTGGAGAGGCTGGGAGTCTCTCGGCGGTGGCATAATTGGAGATATCTGTGCCGTGTCTTGGGGCGCGAATCGCCTCGATTTGTTTGTCCGCGGTATGAACAACGCCGTGTATACCAAGTCTTGGAATGGCAGCGCCTGGTTGCCGAGTCTGACTGGCTGGACGAATCTCGGTGGCACAATTGTTGGAGCGCCAAAGGCTGTCTGCTGGGCCCCCAACCGAATTGACATCTTTGTCAGAGGCACCAACAATGGTGTCTATCAAAAGACTTGGAACGGTTCCATCTGGCAGCCTTCGGTTACCGGATGGACCAGTCTTGGTGGGACTGTCATGGACGACATCGTTCCTGTTTCAGGGGCCGCAAATAGACTTGACCTTTTCGTACGCGGCACGAATAACGCAGTTTATCAGAAGAAATGGAACGGTAGTGCCTGGATACCTTCGGCGACAGGTTGGAATAGTCTTGGAGGAGTCATCATGTCAAGCCCTTCCGCTGTTGCTTGGGGCGGCAGCCGCATCACTCTTGCGGCTCAAGGTACCAACAATGCAGTGTATATCAAACGATTCAACGGGTCCGCTTGGGACAACTGGACGTCTATTGGAGGAGTCATAACTGATTCTCCGGTCATTGATCCTCGAGGTGAAGATCGAGCTGCTGTATATGTGCGAGGGACGAATGCTTCACTGTATTCTTTTGATTAG